One Danio rerio strain Tuebingen ecotype United States chromosome 13, GRCz12tu, whole genome shotgun sequence DNA window includes the following coding sequences:
- the maco1b gene encoding macoilin-2 isoform X1 — MKRRNADCSKLRRPLKRNRITEGIYGSTFLYLKFLVVWALVLLADFVLEFRFEYLWPFWLFIRSVYDSFRYQGLAFSVFFVCVAFTSDIICLLFIPVQWLFFAASTYVWVQYVWHTERGVCLPTVSLWILFVYIEAAIRFKDLKHFHVDLCRPFAAHCIGYPVVTLGFGFKSYVSYKMRLRKQKEVQKENEFYMQLLQQALPPEQQLIQRQEREAEEAAAAAAAASKSIHDVDSPAVAQNGSAGGKKPSSNTLPELEYREKERGKNESKKQHNHNQNHHSSTSSSILPSVDNKAQEMEYMENHVNSKRLSSSDLLGSTENLLKDEHSSSSSSSTSSNSNKNYKNASGGGGGGGSSSPRGHGTANGSVPSSSGPSSSASSSSKGDRKQKYGGGKNSASHRDPVENCIPNNQLSKPEALVRLEQDVKKLKADLQASRQTEQDLRSQLGSLGTSERSIRSELGQLRQENELLQNKLHNAVQAKQKDKQTLGQLEKRLKAEQEARAAAEKLLAEEKKRKKLEEATAARAVALAAATRGECTESLRRRISELEAECKKLTLDIKVKEDQIRELELKVQELHKYKENEKDTEVLMSALSAMQDKTQHLENSLSAETRIKLDLFSALGDAKRQLEIAQGQILQKDQEIKDLKQKIAEVMAVMPSVVYSADTGSMTPVTPHYSSKFMDTSPSGLDPNASVYQPLKK; from the exons TACGTTCCTGTATCTGAAGTTTCTGGTGGTCTGGGCGCTGGTGCTGCTGGCAGACTTTGTGTTGGAGTTTCGCTTCGAGTACCTCTGGCCTTTCTGGCTCTTTATTCGCAGTGTTTACGATTCCTTCAGATACCAGGGCCTG gCTTTCtcagtgttttttgtgtgtgtggcatTCACATCAGATATTATATGTCTGCTGTTCATCCCAGTACAGTGGCTGTTCTTTGCAGCCAGCACATACGTGTGGGTACAGTACGTCTGGCACACAG AACGAGGGGTCTGCCTCCCCACTGTGTCGCTATGGATACTTTTTGTTTATATCGAGGCAGCTATCAGATTTAAAGATTTGAAACACTTCCACGTGGACTTGTGTCGTCCTTTTGCAGCACACTG TATTGGGTACCCGGTGGTGACGCTGGGCTTTGGTTTTAAGAGTTATGTAAGTTATAAGATGCGTCTTCGAAAACAGAAAGAAGTGCAGAAAGAGAACGAATTTTACATGCAGCTGCTTCAGCAGGCCTTACCTCCAGAACAACAGCTCATACAGAGACAAGAGAGAGAAGCAGAAGAGG cagcagcagcagcagcagcggcaTCCAAAAGCATTCATGATGTAGACTCTCCAGCTGTGGCACAGAACGGCTCGGCGGGCGGTAAAAAACCCTCATCCAACACATTACCAGAGCTGGAATACAGAGAGAAAGAGCGAGGCAAGAACGAGTCCAAAAAGCAACACAACCACAACCAGAACCATCACAGCAGCACCAGCAGCAGCATCTTACCATCAGTGGACAATAAAGCTCAGGAGATGGAGTACATGGAGAACCATGTGAACAGTAAGAGACTGAGTAGCTCAGATCTGCTGGGCAGCACTGAGaacctgctgaaagatgaacactcttcatcctcctcatcctccacctcctccaactccaacaaaaattacaaaaatgccAGCGGAGGAGGTGGAGGCGGCGGGAGCTCCTCACCTCGGGGGCATGGAACAGCCAATGGCAGCGTCCCGTCTTCCTCCGGGCCCTCATCGTCTGCCTCTTCGTCCAGTAAAGGGGACAGGAAACAGAAGTACGGAGGAGGGAAGAACTCCGCGTCGCACAGAGACCCTGTGGAAAACTGCATTCCCAACAATCAGCTGAGCAAACCCGAGGCGCTCGTCAG gctggAGCAGGATGTTAAGAAGCTGAAGGCAGATCTGCAGGCCAGCAGACAGACCGAACAGGATCTGCGCAGTCAGCTGGGCTCTCTGGGCACCTCCGAACGCAGCATACGCTCCGAACTCGGCCAGCTGCGGCAGGAAAACGAACTACTGCAAAACAA ACTTCATAACGCCGTTCAGGCAAAGCAGAAAGATAAGCAGACGCTGGGGCAGCTGGAGAAGCGTCTGAAGGCAGAACAGGAGGCTCGAGCCGCAGCAGAGAAACTGTTAGCAGAGGAGAAGAAACGCAAGAAGCTGGAGGAAGCCACGGCGGCCCGCGCTGTCGCTCTCGCTGCTGCAACCAG aggtGAGTGCACAGAGTCTTTGAGGAGGAGGATTTCTGAGCTGGAGGCCGAATGTAAGAAACTCACGCTTGACATCAAGGTGAAGGAAGATCAAATCAGAGAGCTGGAGCTCAAAGTTCAA GAGCTGCATAAATATAAGGAAAACGAGAAGGACACAGAGGTTCTGATGTCAGCACTGTCAGCAATGCAGGATAAAACCCAGCATCTGGAAAACAGCCTCAGCGCTGAGACCCGAATCAAGCTGGACCTCTTCTCTGCCCTCGGAGATGCTAAAAGACAGCTGGAGATCGCACAAG GTCAGATTCTGCAGAAAGACCAGGAGATTAAAGACCTGAAGCAAAAGATAGCAGAGGTGATGGCCGTCATGCCCAGTGTGGTGTATTCAGCAGATACAGGCAGCATGACCCCCGTCACGCCACATTACTCCTCCAAGTTTATGGACACCAGTCCATCAGGACTGGACCCAAATGCTTCGGTTTACCAGCCATTGAAGAAATGA
- the maco1b gene encoding macoilin-2: MKRRNADCSKLRRPLKRNRITEGIYGSTFLYLKFLVVWALVLLADFVLEFRFEYLWPFWLFIRSVYDSFRYQGLAFSVFFVCVAFTSDIICLLFIPVQWLFFAASTYVWVQYVWHTERGVCLPTVSLWILFVYIEAAIRFKDLKHFHVDLCRPFAAHCIGYPVVTLGFGFKSYVSYKMRLRKQKEVQKENEFYMQLLQQALPPEQQLIQRQEREAEEAAAAAAAAASKSIHDVDSPAVAQNGSAGGKKPSSNTLPELEYREKERGKNESKKQHNHNQNHHSSTSSSILPSVDNKAQEMEYMENHVNSKRLSSSDLLGSTENLLKDEHSSSSSSSTSSNSNKNYKNASGGGGGGGSSSPRGHGTANGSVPSSSGPSSSASSSSKGDRKQKYGGGKNSASHRDPVENCIPNNQLSKPEALVRLEQDVKKLKADLQASRQTEQDLRSQLGSLGTSERSIRSELGQLRQENELLQNKLHNAVQAKQKDKQTLGQLEKRLKAEQEARAAAEKLLAEEKKRKKLEEATAARAVALAAATRGECTESLRRRISELEAECKKLTLDIKVKEDQIRELELKVQELHKYKENEKDTEVLMSALSAMQDKTQHLENSLSAETRIKLDLFSALGDAKRQLEIAQGQILQKDQEIKDLKQKIAEVMAVMPSVVYSADTGSMTPVTPHYSSKFMDTSPSGLDPNASVYQPLKK, from the exons TACGTTCCTGTATCTGAAGTTTCTGGTGGTCTGGGCGCTGGTGCTGCTGGCAGACTTTGTGTTGGAGTTTCGCTTCGAGTACCTCTGGCCTTTCTGGCTCTTTATTCGCAGTGTTTACGATTCCTTCAGATACCAGGGCCTG gCTTTCtcagtgttttttgtgtgtgtggcatTCACATCAGATATTATATGTCTGCTGTTCATCCCAGTACAGTGGCTGTTCTTTGCAGCCAGCACATACGTGTGGGTACAGTACGTCTGGCACACAG AACGAGGGGTCTGCCTCCCCACTGTGTCGCTATGGATACTTTTTGTTTATATCGAGGCAGCTATCAGATTTAAAGATTTGAAACACTTCCACGTGGACTTGTGTCGTCCTTTTGCAGCACACTG TATTGGGTACCCGGTGGTGACGCTGGGCTTTGGTTTTAAGAGTTATGTAAGTTATAAGATGCGTCTTCGAAAACAGAAAGAAGTGCAGAAAGAGAACGAATTTTACATGCAGCTGCTTCAGCAGGCCTTACCTCCAGAACAACAGCTCATACAGAGACAAGAGAGAGAAGCAGAAGAGG cagcagcagcagcagcagcagcggcaTCCAAAAGCATTCATGATGTAGACTCTCCAGCTGTGGCACAGAACGGCTCGGCGGGCGGTAAAAAACCCTCATCCAACACATTACCAGAGCTGGAATACAGAGAGAAAGAGCGAGGCAAGAACGAGTCCAAAAAGCAACACAACCACAACCAGAACCATCACAGCAGCACCAGCAGCAGCATCTTACCATCAGTGGACAATAAAGCTCAGGAGATGGAGTACATGGAGAACCATGTGAACAGTAAGAGACTGAGTAGCTCAGATCTGCTGGGCAGCACTGAGaacctgctgaaagatgaacactcttcatcctcctcatcctccacctcctccaactccaacaaaaattacaaaaatgccAGCGGAGGAGGTGGAGGCGGCGGGAGCTCCTCACCTCGGGGGCATGGAACAGCCAATGGCAGCGTCCCGTCTTCCTCCGGGCCCTCATCGTCTGCCTCTTCGTCCAGTAAAGGGGACAGGAAACAGAAGTACGGAGGAGGGAAGAACTCCGCGTCGCACAGAGACCCTGTGGAAAACTGCATTCCCAACAATCAGCTGAGCAAACCCGAGGCGCTCGTCAG gctggAGCAGGATGTTAAGAAGCTGAAGGCAGATCTGCAGGCCAGCAGACAGACCGAACAGGATCTGCGCAGTCAGCTGGGCTCTCTGGGCACCTCCGAACGCAGCATACGCTCCGAACTCGGCCAGCTGCGGCAGGAAAACGAACTACTGCAAAACAA ACTTCATAACGCCGTTCAGGCAAAGCAGAAAGATAAGCAGACGCTGGGGCAGCTGGAGAAGCGTCTGAAGGCAGAACAGGAGGCTCGAGCCGCAGCAGAGAAACTGTTAGCAGAGGAGAAGAAACGCAAGAAGCTGGAGGAAGCCACGGCGGCCCGCGCTGTCGCTCTCGCTGCTGCAACCAG aggtGAGTGCACAGAGTCTTTGAGGAGGAGGATTTCTGAGCTGGAGGCCGAATGTAAGAAACTCACGCTTGACATCAAGGTGAAGGAAGATCAAATCAGAGAGCTGGAGCTCAAAGTTCAA GAGCTGCATAAATATAAGGAAAACGAGAAGGACACAGAGGTTCTGATGTCAGCACTGTCAGCAATGCAGGATAAAACCCAGCATCTGGAAAACAGCCTCAGCGCTGAGACCCGAATCAAGCTGGACCTCTTCTCTGCCCTCGGAGATGCTAAAAGACAGCTGGAGATCGCACAAG GTCAGATTCTGCAGAAAGACCAGGAGATTAAAGACCTGAAGCAAAAGATAGCAGAGGTGATGGCCGTCATGCCCAGTGTGGTGTATTCAGCAGATACAGGCAGCATGACCCCCGTCACGCCACATTACTCCTCCAAGTTTATGGACACCAGTCCATCAGGACTGGACCCAAATGCTTCGGTTTACCAGCCATTGAAGAAATGA
- the maco1b gene encoding macoilin-2 isoform X3: MKRRNADCSKLRRPLKRNRITEGIYGSTFLYLKFLVVWALVLLADFVLEFRFEYLWPFWLFIRSVYDSFRYQGLAFSVFFVCVAFTSDIICLLFIPVQWLFFAASTYVWVQYVWHTERGVCLPTVSLWILFVYIEAAIRFKDLKHFHVDLCRPFAAHCIGYPVVTLGFGFKSYVSYKMRLRKQKEVQKENEFYMQLLQQALPPEQQLIQRQEREAEEAAAAAASKSIHDVDSPAVAQNGSAGGKKPSSNTLPELEYREKERGKNESKKQHNHNQNHHSSTSSSILPSVDNKAQEMEYMENHVNSKRLSSSDLLGSTENLLKDEHSSSSSSSTSSNSNKNYKNASGGGGGGGSSSPRGHGTANGSVPSSSGPSSSASSSSKGDRKQKYGGGKNSASHRDPVENCIPNNQLSKPEALVRLEQDVKKLKADLQASRQTEQDLRSQLGSLGTSERSIRSELGQLRQENELLQNKLHNAVQAKQKDKQTLGQLEKRLKAEQEARAAAEKLLAEEKKRKKLEEATAARAVALAAATRGECTESLRRRISELEAECKKLTLDIKVKEDQIRELELKVQELHKYKENEKDTEVLMSALSAMQDKTQHLENSLSAETRIKLDLFSALGDAKRQLEIAQGQILQKDQEIKDLKQKIAEVMAVMPSVVYSADTGSMTPVTPHYSSKFMDTSPSGLDPNASVYQPLKK, encoded by the exons TACGTTCCTGTATCTGAAGTTTCTGGTGGTCTGGGCGCTGGTGCTGCTGGCAGACTTTGTGTTGGAGTTTCGCTTCGAGTACCTCTGGCCTTTCTGGCTCTTTATTCGCAGTGTTTACGATTCCTTCAGATACCAGGGCCTG gCTTTCtcagtgttttttgtgtgtgtggcatTCACATCAGATATTATATGTCTGCTGTTCATCCCAGTACAGTGGCTGTTCTTTGCAGCCAGCACATACGTGTGGGTACAGTACGTCTGGCACACAG AACGAGGGGTCTGCCTCCCCACTGTGTCGCTATGGATACTTTTTGTTTATATCGAGGCAGCTATCAGATTTAAAGATTTGAAACACTTCCACGTGGACTTGTGTCGTCCTTTTGCAGCACACTG TATTGGGTACCCGGTGGTGACGCTGGGCTTTGGTTTTAAGAGTTATGTAAGTTATAAGATGCGTCTTCGAAAACAGAAAGAAGTGCAGAAAGAGAACGAATTTTACATGCAGCTGCTTCAGCAGGCCTTACCTCCAGAACAACAGCTCATACAGAGACAAGAGAGAGAAGCAGAAGAGG cagcagcagcagcggcaTCCAAAAGCATTCATGATGTAGACTCTCCAGCTGTGGCACAGAACGGCTCGGCGGGCGGTAAAAAACCCTCATCCAACACATTACCAGAGCTGGAATACAGAGAGAAAGAGCGAGGCAAGAACGAGTCCAAAAAGCAACACAACCACAACCAGAACCATCACAGCAGCACCAGCAGCAGCATCTTACCATCAGTGGACAATAAAGCTCAGGAGATGGAGTACATGGAGAACCATGTGAACAGTAAGAGACTGAGTAGCTCAGATCTGCTGGGCAGCACTGAGaacctgctgaaagatgaacactcttcatcctcctcatcctccacctcctccaactccaacaaaaattacaaaaatgccAGCGGAGGAGGTGGAGGCGGCGGGAGCTCCTCACCTCGGGGGCATGGAACAGCCAATGGCAGCGTCCCGTCTTCCTCCGGGCCCTCATCGTCTGCCTCTTCGTCCAGTAAAGGGGACAGGAAACAGAAGTACGGAGGAGGGAAGAACTCCGCGTCGCACAGAGACCCTGTGGAAAACTGCATTCCCAACAATCAGCTGAGCAAACCCGAGGCGCTCGTCAG gctggAGCAGGATGTTAAGAAGCTGAAGGCAGATCTGCAGGCCAGCAGACAGACCGAACAGGATCTGCGCAGTCAGCTGGGCTCTCTGGGCACCTCCGAACGCAGCATACGCTCCGAACTCGGCCAGCTGCGGCAGGAAAACGAACTACTGCAAAACAA ACTTCATAACGCCGTTCAGGCAAAGCAGAAAGATAAGCAGACGCTGGGGCAGCTGGAGAAGCGTCTGAAGGCAGAACAGGAGGCTCGAGCCGCAGCAGAGAAACTGTTAGCAGAGGAGAAGAAACGCAAGAAGCTGGAGGAAGCCACGGCGGCCCGCGCTGTCGCTCTCGCTGCTGCAACCAG aggtGAGTGCACAGAGTCTTTGAGGAGGAGGATTTCTGAGCTGGAGGCCGAATGTAAGAAACTCACGCTTGACATCAAGGTGAAGGAAGATCAAATCAGAGAGCTGGAGCTCAAAGTTCAA GAGCTGCATAAATATAAGGAAAACGAGAAGGACACAGAGGTTCTGATGTCAGCACTGTCAGCAATGCAGGATAAAACCCAGCATCTGGAAAACAGCCTCAGCGCTGAGACCCGAATCAAGCTGGACCTCTTCTCTGCCCTCGGAGATGCTAAAAGACAGCTGGAGATCGCACAAG GTCAGATTCTGCAGAAAGACCAGGAGATTAAAGACCTGAAGCAAAAGATAGCAGAGGTGATGGCCGTCATGCCCAGTGTGGTGTATTCAGCAGATACAGGCAGCATGACCCCCGTCACGCCACATTACTCCTCCAAGTTTATGGACACCAGTCCATCAGGACTGGACCCAAATGCTTCGGTTTACCAGCCATTGAAGAAATGA
- the maco1b gene encoding macoilin-2 isoform X4, with translation MKRRNADCSKLRRPLKRNRITEGIYGSTFLYLKFLVVWALVLLADFVLEFRFEYLWPFWLFIRSVYDSFRYQGLAFSVFFVCVAFTSDIICLLFIPVQWLFFAASTYVWVQYVWHTERGVCLPTVSLWILFVYIEAAIRFKDLKHFHVDLCRPFAAHCIGYPVVTLGFGFKSYVSYKMRLRKQKEVQKENEFYMQLLQQALPPEQQLIQRQEREAEEAAAAASKSIHDVDSPAVAQNGSAGGKKPSSNTLPELEYREKERGKNESKKQHNHNQNHHSSTSSSILPSVDNKAQEMEYMENHVNSKRLSSSDLLGSTENLLKDEHSSSSSSSTSSNSNKNYKNASGGGGGGGSSSPRGHGTANGSVPSSSGPSSSASSSSKGDRKQKYGGGKNSASHRDPVENCIPNNQLSKPEALVRLEQDVKKLKADLQASRQTEQDLRSQLGSLGTSERSIRSELGQLRQENELLQNKLHNAVQAKQKDKQTLGQLEKRLKAEQEARAAAEKLLAEEKKRKKLEEATAARAVALAAATRGECTESLRRRISELEAECKKLTLDIKVKEDQIRELELKVQELHKYKENEKDTEVLMSALSAMQDKTQHLENSLSAETRIKLDLFSALGDAKRQLEIAQGQILQKDQEIKDLKQKIAEVMAVMPSVVYSADTGSMTPVTPHYSSKFMDTSPSGLDPNASVYQPLKK, from the exons TACGTTCCTGTATCTGAAGTTTCTGGTGGTCTGGGCGCTGGTGCTGCTGGCAGACTTTGTGTTGGAGTTTCGCTTCGAGTACCTCTGGCCTTTCTGGCTCTTTATTCGCAGTGTTTACGATTCCTTCAGATACCAGGGCCTG gCTTTCtcagtgttttttgtgtgtgtggcatTCACATCAGATATTATATGTCTGCTGTTCATCCCAGTACAGTGGCTGTTCTTTGCAGCCAGCACATACGTGTGGGTACAGTACGTCTGGCACACAG AACGAGGGGTCTGCCTCCCCACTGTGTCGCTATGGATACTTTTTGTTTATATCGAGGCAGCTATCAGATTTAAAGATTTGAAACACTTCCACGTGGACTTGTGTCGTCCTTTTGCAGCACACTG TATTGGGTACCCGGTGGTGACGCTGGGCTTTGGTTTTAAGAGTTATGTAAGTTATAAGATGCGTCTTCGAAAACAGAAAGAAGTGCAGAAAGAGAACGAATTTTACATGCAGCTGCTTCAGCAGGCCTTACCTCCAGAACAACAGCTCATACAGAGACAAGAGAGAGAAGCAGAAGAGG cagcagcagcggcaTCCAAAAGCATTCATGATGTAGACTCTCCAGCTGTGGCACAGAACGGCTCGGCGGGCGGTAAAAAACCCTCATCCAACACATTACCAGAGCTGGAATACAGAGAGAAAGAGCGAGGCAAGAACGAGTCCAAAAAGCAACACAACCACAACCAGAACCATCACAGCAGCACCAGCAGCAGCATCTTACCATCAGTGGACAATAAAGCTCAGGAGATGGAGTACATGGAGAACCATGTGAACAGTAAGAGACTGAGTAGCTCAGATCTGCTGGGCAGCACTGAGaacctgctgaaagatgaacactcttcatcctcctcatcctccacctcctccaactccaacaaaaattacaaaaatgccAGCGGAGGAGGTGGAGGCGGCGGGAGCTCCTCACCTCGGGGGCATGGAACAGCCAATGGCAGCGTCCCGTCTTCCTCCGGGCCCTCATCGTCTGCCTCTTCGTCCAGTAAAGGGGACAGGAAACAGAAGTACGGAGGAGGGAAGAACTCCGCGTCGCACAGAGACCCTGTGGAAAACTGCATTCCCAACAATCAGCTGAGCAAACCCGAGGCGCTCGTCAG gctggAGCAGGATGTTAAGAAGCTGAAGGCAGATCTGCAGGCCAGCAGACAGACCGAACAGGATCTGCGCAGTCAGCTGGGCTCTCTGGGCACCTCCGAACGCAGCATACGCTCCGAACTCGGCCAGCTGCGGCAGGAAAACGAACTACTGCAAAACAA ACTTCATAACGCCGTTCAGGCAAAGCAGAAAGATAAGCAGACGCTGGGGCAGCTGGAGAAGCGTCTGAAGGCAGAACAGGAGGCTCGAGCCGCAGCAGAGAAACTGTTAGCAGAGGAGAAGAAACGCAAGAAGCTGGAGGAAGCCACGGCGGCCCGCGCTGTCGCTCTCGCTGCTGCAACCAG aggtGAGTGCACAGAGTCTTTGAGGAGGAGGATTTCTGAGCTGGAGGCCGAATGTAAGAAACTCACGCTTGACATCAAGGTGAAGGAAGATCAAATCAGAGAGCTGGAGCTCAAAGTTCAA GAGCTGCATAAATATAAGGAAAACGAGAAGGACACAGAGGTTCTGATGTCAGCACTGTCAGCAATGCAGGATAAAACCCAGCATCTGGAAAACAGCCTCAGCGCTGAGACCCGAATCAAGCTGGACCTCTTCTCTGCCCTCGGAGATGCTAAAAGACAGCTGGAGATCGCACAAG GTCAGATTCTGCAGAAAGACCAGGAGATTAAAGACCTGAAGCAAAAGATAGCAGAGGTGATGGCCGTCATGCCCAGTGTGGTGTATTCAGCAGATACAGGCAGCATGACCCCCGTCACGCCACATTACTCCTCCAAGTTTATGGACACCAGTCCATCAGGACTGGACCCAAATGCTTCGGTTTACCAGCCATTGAAGAAATGA
- the maco1b gene encoding macoilin-2 isoform X2 yields MKRRNADCSKLRRPLKRNRITEGIYGSTFLYLKFLVVWALVLLADFVLEFRFEYLWPFWLFIRSVYDSFRYQGLAFSVFFVCVAFTSDIICLLFIPVQWLFFAASTYVWVQYVWHTERGVCLPTVSLWILFVYIEAAIRFKDLKHFHVDLCRPFAAHCIGYPVVTLGFGFKSYVSYKMRLRKQKEVQKENEFYMQLLQQALPPEQQLIQRQEREAEEAAAAAAASKSIHDVDSPAVAQNGSAGGKKPSSNTLPELEYREKERGKNESKKQHNHNQNHHSSTSSSILPSVDNKAQEMEYMENHVNSKRLSSSDLLGSTENLLKDEHSSSSSSSTSSNSNKNYKNASGGGGGGGSSSPRGHGTANGSVPSSSGPSSSASSSSKGDRKQKYGGGKNSASHRDPVENCIPNNQLSKPEALVRLEQDVKKLKADLQASRQTEQDLRSQLGSLGTSERSIRSELGQLRQENELLQNKLHNAVQAKQKDKQTLGQLEKRLKAEQEARAAAEKLLAEEKKRKKLEEATAARAVALAAATRGECTESLRRRISELEAECKKLTLDIKVKEDQIRELELKVQELHKYKENEKDTEVLMSALSAMQDKTQHLENSLSAETRIKLDLFSALGDAKRQLEIAQGQILQKDQEIKDLKQKIAEVMAVMPSVVYSADTGSMTPVTPHYSSKFMDTSPSGLDPNASVYQPLKK; encoded by the exons TACGTTCCTGTATCTGAAGTTTCTGGTGGTCTGGGCGCTGGTGCTGCTGGCAGACTTTGTGTTGGAGTTTCGCTTCGAGTACCTCTGGCCTTTCTGGCTCTTTATTCGCAGTGTTTACGATTCCTTCAGATACCAGGGCCTG gCTTTCtcagtgttttttgtgtgtgtggcatTCACATCAGATATTATATGTCTGCTGTTCATCCCAGTACAGTGGCTGTTCTTTGCAGCCAGCACATACGTGTGGGTACAGTACGTCTGGCACACAG AACGAGGGGTCTGCCTCCCCACTGTGTCGCTATGGATACTTTTTGTTTATATCGAGGCAGCTATCAGATTTAAAGATTTGAAACACTTCCACGTGGACTTGTGTCGTCCTTTTGCAGCACACTG TATTGGGTACCCGGTGGTGACGCTGGGCTTTGGTTTTAAGAGTTATGTAAGTTATAAGATGCGTCTTCGAAAACAGAAAGAAGTGCAGAAAGAGAACGAATTTTACATGCAGCTGCTTCAGCAGGCCTTACCTCCAGAACAACAGCTCATACAGAGACAAGAGAGAGAAGCAGAAGAGG cagcagcagcagcagcggcaTCCAAAAGCATTCATGATGTAGACTCTCCAGCTGTGGCACAGAACGGCTCGGCGGGCGGTAAAAAACCCTCATCCAACACATTACCAGAGCTGGAATACAGAGAGAAAGAGCGAGGCAAGAACGAGTCCAAAAAGCAACACAACCACAACCAGAACCATCACAGCAGCACCAGCAGCAGCATCTTACCATCAGTGGACAATAAAGCTCAGGAGATGGAGTACATGGAGAACCATGTGAACAGTAAGAGACTGAGTAGCTCAGATCTGCTGGGCAGCACTGAGaacctgctgaaagatgaacactcttcatcctcctcatcctccacctcctccaactccaacaaaaattacaaaaatgccAGCGGAGGAGGTGGAGGCGGCGGGAGCTCCTCACCTCGGGGGCATGGAACAGCCAATGGCAGCGTCCCGTCTTCCTCCGGGCCCTCATCGTCTGCCTCTTCGTCCAGTAAAGGGGACAGGAAACAGAAGTACGGAGGAGGGAAGAACTCCGCGTCGCACAGAGACCCTGTGGAAAACTGCATTCCCAACAATCAGCTGAGCAAACCCGAGGCGCTCGTCAG gctggAGCAGGATGTTAAGAAGCTGAAGGCAGATCTGCAGGCCAGCAGACAGACCGAACAGGATCTGCGCAGTCAGCTGGGCTCTCTGGGCACCTCCGAACGCAGCATACGCTCCGAACTCGGCCAGCTGCGGCAGGAAAACGAACTACTGCAAAACAA ACTTCATAACGCCGTTCAGGCAAAGCAGAAAGATAAGCAGACGCTGGGGCAGCTGGAGAAGCGTCTGAAGGCAGAACAGGAGGCTCGAGCCGCAGCAGAGAAACTGTTAGCAGAGGAGAAGAAACGCAAGAAGCTGGAGGAAGCCACGGCGGCCCGCGCTGTCGCTCTCGCTGCTGCAACCAG aggtGAGTGCACAGAGTCTTTGAGGAGGAGGATTTCTGAGCTGGAGGCCGAATGTAAGAAACTCACGCTTGACATCAAGGTGAAGGAAGATCAAATCAGAGAGCTGGAGCTCAAAGTTCAA GAGCTGCATAAATATAAGGAAAACGAGAAGGACACAGAGGTTCTGATGTCAGCACTGTCAGCAATGCAGGATAAAACCCAGCATCTGGAAAACAGCCTCAGCGCTGAGACCCGAATCAAGCTGGACCTCTTCTCTGCCCTCGGAGATGCTAAAAGACAGCTGGAGATCGCACAAG GTCAGATTCTGCAGAAAGACCAGGAGATTAAAGACCTGAAGCAAAAGATAGCAGAGGTGATGGCCGTCATGCCCAGTGTGGTGTATTCAGCAGATACAGGCAGCATGACCCCCGTCACGCCACATTACTCCTCCAAGTTTATGGACACCAGTCCATCAGGACTGGACCCAAATGCTTCGGTTTACCAGCCATTGAAGAAATGA